Proteins encoded together in one Papaver somniferum cultivar HN1 unplaced genomic scaffold, ASM357369v1 unplaced-scaffold_117, whole genome shotgun sequence window:
- the LOC113329820 gene encoding polygalacturonase-like, translating to MVNIIILFSLKLVVIFHIIFPLSATAVTYNVLNFGAEPDKGTDSTEAFLQAWSLACSSIAPAVMWIPSGTYLVNPIAFSGPCESAGVTVQIDGKIQAPQDIGNHNNWVLFEDINSLTVNGGILDARGSQFWDCKRSGTYCPEGATSLSFNNVENGTVSGIVSVDSQRAHMAINDCKSLLITNVTLIAPRQSPNTDGIDIESSTAIEIIDSSIRTGDDCIAIGPGTNNLLVQGVACGPGHGISIGSLARSPDEAGVEGITVKDVTFTGSENGLRIKTWPKPSDGFVKNVLYQNIVMNNVRNPVIIDQNYCPGSKGCSDQSSGLKISGVTYLNVSGTSATPIAVTFDCSATTPCDGIKLENVNLTYLEQPAKSFCFSALGTSSVGQLGTWSSVGRPSAGSCF from the exons ATGGTTAACATAATCATCTTATTTTCTCTTAAACTCGTTGTAATTTTCCATATCATATTTCCATTATCAGCAACTGCAGTTACTTATAATGTTCTAAACTTTGGAGCAGAACCAGATAAAGGAACGGATTCGACTGAAGCTTTCTTGCAAGCATGGTCTTTAGCTTGCAGTTCTATAGCACCTGCAGTGATGTGGATACCTAGTGGAACTTATTTGGTTAACCCAATAGCTTTTAGTGGTCCTTGTGAAAGTGCAGGAGTTACAGTTCAAATTGATGGTAAAATTCAGGCGCCTCAGGATATTGGGAATCATAACAATTGGGTTTTGTTCGAAGACATCAATAGCTTAACCGTTAATGGTGGGATTCTAGATGCGCGCGGATCTCAATTTTGGGATTGCAAGAGGTCTGGTACATACTGCCCAGAGGGTGCTACG TCCCTATCGTTCAACAATGTTGAAAATGGCACAGTCAGCGGTATTGTATCCGTTGATAGCCAAAGAGCTCATATGGCCATCAATGATTGCAAAAGTTTGTTGATTACAAATGTGACTCTTATTGCACCCCGTCAGAGCCCCAACACAGATGGTATTGACATAGAATCATCAACTGCCATAGAAATCATTGATTCAAGCATCAGAACAGGTGACGATTGTATTGCAATAGGCCCCGGCACCAATAATCTATTGGTTCAAGGCGTAGCATGTGGACCTGGACACGGGATCAG TATTGGAAGTTTAGCTAGAAGTCCGGATGAAGCAGGGGTTGAAGGAATTACAGTAAAGGATGTAACCTTCACTGGGTCGGAAAATGGATTACGGATAAAAACATGGCCGAAACCAAGTGATGGttttgttaagaatgttctttatCAAAATATAGTCATGAACAATGTTCGGAACCCTGTCATTATTGATCAGAACTATTGCCCCGGTAGCAAAGGCTGCTCTGACCAG AGTTCTGGACTCAAGATCAGTGGGGTGACGTACTTAAATGTGAGTGGAACATCAGCAACACCAATCGCCGTTACATTCGATTGCAGTGCCACTACCCCGTGCGATGGAATCAAATTAGAAAACGTCAATCTCACTTATTTAGAGCAACCTGCTAAGTCCTTCTGTTTCAGCGCACTCGGAACATCATCAGTGGGACAACTTGGAACATGGTCATCCGTAGGACGACCCTCTGCTGGGAGTTGTTTCTAG